atattgcacagtgagaatgaaatgaatgaatgaatgaatgaatgaatgaatgaatgaatgaatgaatgaatgaatcaatgaatgaatgaatgaatgaatgaaattccagctgaaaatatcaggttattgtcattTTGTCATCGTATTTATGCAATAAATCTGAGTTTAGAGACAGCACCTCCCCGGTAATCCAGGTAGTGCACGCAATAGAATACAGTAAAATAGACTAGATAGAAAGAATAGACACTTATGATTGGAAACTGTTGTTGCCACATCACAGAAAATGcccaaaaattaaattaaagtgcGTTTAAAACCAGTTTATTTCGTTCCTGTGTGCTATGAAGTCATTAGGTATGATAATGCCACAATGTGTTAAAAAAGGAGGAAGTTAAACCGGTGTATCACTTTAGTGAAGGAGGAAACCATTTTGGTCAGCTGCGACGTTCCCTTCTGCACGTAGGCCTCCAGCAGTGACGTCAGAGGACTACATGGAAATGGAAACATGCGATGGCTGCAAGTCAAGAGGGAAGTATTCtcctttttattctttttttgcaaTGAGCAGACTGggatatatattttaaagtgaCTGATCTGAAGGGAGCAAAAACGCACACTTCTGCTGCACATCACCGCCTTGGTTTTATTGGTCCCGAGCTGCACCGTGTCGTCATCATCCTCTGACGCAGCCGGAGCACCACCTATCCACGACTGGGAATCCACTGACACCTGACGagctccatccatctctctctctccacgccGGTCTGGAGTCACGACCCACTTCTTCTGGCTCTGCAGTGCAGGAAACTGCTGCATTTCATGGAAGCAGACTCCAGTGTGCGTCCAGTCGTGGTCATGCTGCCCCCAAAGACATGCTTACCGAGGAACTACAGCTGCATAGCCGGGCTGTTCGGGAGCCTTGCAGCAACCAACCCTCGCCTCGACGATGGGGACGACTTCGACATGGTGAACGGGACTTGTGAAGCAATAGAGAGCCCGGTGGTGGAGGAGAGACCGAGAGGCAGGGAGATCTTCCTGAAGCCTCCACAGAGTCCAAACCTGCGCAGGAGGTGCAAGTCTCTTCCTACACCCACAGAGAGGGCGAAGTTAGAGATATCCCGCAGCAGGAGTCCAAGCAGTCAGAAAAAAGTCCGGTTCGCAGACTCTTTAGGCCTGGAGCTCATCTCAGTGAAGCACTTCGACGACGCGGATGAGCCAGAGGTGCCGGAGCGCATTTTGGCCAAACTACCCAAAGGACACCTCCACTTGAACCACTCGGACACCAAATTCCCCCGAGCTCCTGCAAAGTCTGTCTTCATGGAGCTGCAGTTCACCAACCCAGGCACACTACCAGGTTTTGGGCAGAAAGTGAGAGAGGTGAAAGTCCTGCTGGAGACAGTGGAGGCGGATGAATTCAGCCTCTCCGGGTTTGTGCGCGTCTTGAATCTGGCTTTCGAGAAGAGCGTCTCTTTGCGTTATTCTCTCAACAACTGGATCACATTCATGGACAGTCTGGCGTCTTATGTGCCCGAGTCGAGCAATGGAGACACCGACAAGTTCTGTTTCAAGATAGTCATGCCCACTTACCTCGAACACGGTGGCACCTTTCAGTTCGCGATTAAATACTGTGTCGGTGGGCAGGAGTTCTGGGACAATAACAATGGGAACAACTACAAAGTCCGACGTCACCGGTTCAAGATGTCCCCACCAAGAGAATGGGAGAATGGATGGATTCACTTTATCTGAGCTTTTTATTGTCGTGTCTGCAAAGTGGCACACCACACTGCGTGCGTAATTTGCGCGTAAAACTGATCCCGGGTACCTTAAGTATGactgtagctttttttttttttttcaatattatattcattgtttttttgttcattttgaaacaacagaacaaaccttcacaaaatattttaatttaaagatgatttttttttattttctgccatCACACATATGCTGTGACACTGGAAGCAATTTCCCACAATAATTCAAATATTTGCCCCAATGTGGTAACAAGATTTAGTGGTGAAGACTAACAGGAATTTATTGAAAGGATAGGATAGCCCCTTGAGATGTATAGCATCTCATTTTCGAGGGGGTCCTTCTACAGTTTATATAGGTGCCCTTGTGAggggtgttgttatagataatTTGCCTTGATATTCAGGGCTCTGTGTGTGCAGCCTGGTGTCATTTGGGAGGGCATAGTCATGTTATGTAATGTAGAAACACGTGCCAGGGAAAAACGTGCACGGGCAGTGTCGACTTTATGCATCACTGTTCCTCTCAGGAGATGCTGTAAAATGATTTTTGGTGGCACAGAGATGTTTTATCAGTTTGTTTTGCAtgcgtgcaaaaaaaaaaattcctctTGATGGGAAGCAGAAAGCATCACATGTTGGCTGATATGGAACCTATAGTAGCATATACTCCTCTGGTCGTCTCCTGCAGGCTGGGAGAAACATACACACAATGTCTTACTGAGttgacagacagaaatatgtggcaggttattttatttgaaaaaaaaaaattcaatgtaCAATTTCCCACTGGCATGCCATTGAAAAATGCCTTATTTTAAGCCATGATGTGGGAAAGTTATGCATTGAATGTTGTACAGTCATTTCTTCATTTGGCTAACTGCATTAGATGGTTACCATCCttaaattcacattttaaaataaggcCTATAGGCACTGGCAATTAACTAGTGTCCATATACCTGTAGGCTTTCAATCCAGGGACAACATACTTAGTCATAAACCAGCCATGTAGTTGCACCTATTCACCCATAGTATATTTTTCTCTGAATTAATgcaaaaatgatttaatgttTTGCCAAATTCAAAAATCAAGGGGGCCTAACCAAAGTTCAAAGGCGATGAAAAAGTTTTCTCTAGAAAAGAAATCCCCAAACAGCATCATGCATATCCAAAGCATAAAGGCTATGTTTATGAACGCTCTCATACTGTACTGTGATAGGAATGAACCCCTTGAGCGTGGTTgttataataaactaataaaactaaataaatttaGTAGCAATGTTTGCAAGGTGAAATTTACCTCAGATGACTTGCAGACCTTTTCTTCTTCAGGTTGATCGTTATTAAACAGATGTTATTTTCACAGCAATTCTTTTCTAACAGATACATTCAGACAGAGAAGTATTATTGTACATTTTGCAGATTCAAAACACAATGCGTATTCATTTTGTAATGTTCTTGATTGCACTGTGTAACTGTTTTTCATAGAGCAGTGTTGTAGACAAAAGTAGCTATTACATGGACGACTGTGTTTAACCGGCTGTAAAGGTACATGACGATATCCTCAGTCACCACTGTGCAAGAATAGTGCTGCTCCTTACACCCCACAGGACCTTCTGATATTTCCATCCATAGATGGCAAACTGGTATCTGATTACTTTACTTCCATACCATAAGCCTTGATGGATGTTATACAACCCTCTCCAGAAAACAGCTGATCATATGTTGCCGGGTAGTCTTCCAAACCAGCACCCGACCATTTGTGATCATGTACTTTATGGCAAACATGGCTTGCATGTCGTAGAGTTTgcttaaaatgcaaatattcATCATTCTTCTTTTGTAAGTGTATGATATTATCAATGTTTTTGGCCATGTGGAAAGTTGAGACTTTCCAGTTCAGCAAGTAGAGGAACGACAGGCAGGATGCTTTTAATTCCAGAGCTCTGACTGTAATCTGAACATCACTTTTGTTTACATCATCATGGCATCAGAGAGAGGCTCTCCATTTAATGAGGCCATCAGGTTGGGATGTGGATAAAAGACTATTCCTGTAACCACTTAGTTTTTGGAGCAGTTCCACTGTGAATCCATCAGTAACGTTTGCCTCTAAATCTGACATGCTTTTCAATGCTGTacctgatgttgttgtttttttactgaagtGAGAGATGGCCGGCACTGAGTTGACATTTTGCTTTCTCTACATTCATCACATGCAGACCTCAcctgtttatttaaatacacTGTGGATATAAAAGGTGTGGTCACGGCAGAGCTTCCTGTGTGTTACGTTGTTAAAGCAGTGGGTATTTGCATATTGTCTGCTTTGGTATGTGTAAAATTTGTTCAAGCATTCATTCTGTGCAATACCAGAAACCATGAATTATCCAGGCTGATACTTCTGATGTGGGCACTGAGAGATGCATCAATACCAATTAAACACTGCCGACACAGATTATGTGTTTTAGATTTTAACATTGGGTTTTGACAAGGTTGGCTCTATTACAGTTTGAGATTGCTTGACCTAAATGCCTGTCTGAATATGATGCTTTCTCCATTTTCTATCACATGTGACTCTTTGGTTTAAGTTTCCAAAACGGTGTGGAGACCGTGAGATACCAGTGCTCAGTTTTAGCCTGGTATTTCCCACACTGCTGTTgttattggtgcatccctaccatAAAGAAAACGAAGGGCTTCTGGTCTGACTAGGTTTTCACCACAATGTATACATAGCATTATGCATCAGAACTCACTGATATATAGATAtgtatgttaatgtgttaatgtttCATATTAAATGTCTTCCTGTTACTGTTCTATGTTGTGTGTACTTTGAAGCATTTTAAAAGCAGAGGCGAGAGATGGTAAAGTTTGTTATCAGATGATCCTGTGAAGTTGGAAAATAACATATGAGcccaaaatgaatgaattccTAAAGCACACTTACTATTAATTATCAAACAATATCATTTAAAGTAAGGCAgcttattaaatatgtaataCTGCAATCATTTAGGAGGATATTGCATAATCTCCCCTGAAAATATGTACCAAAATGTGAGCAGTGTATCTGAATTAATTTGGAAACCCCATGTGCACAACTATAGGTGTACACTGCCTTACTAAAATATAAGAGTTTACTTAGAGACATGAAGCAAAGATGGAAGAATGCAAGTGCTTGTTTGTTAAGAAATGTGATTGCTGATGGATGGAAACAGGTGAACCCTGGACAATGATAATGGGACATATCTGGGCAATAACCGGGTAACGCCAGATGCACTTTGGAGTTTGATAACTTTTGGTATGAGCGACTTATGATTGTAGCTGGTACTGAGCAGACTCAGTCAAAGCAGGTCTAATGCACTTTgagtgagaaggaggaaagGGGCAGGGTTGAACGTCACTGTATATGAAATCTTCTCCTGTGAATAGCTACTAACCAACATGTTTTCCATTTTTTGTCCTATTTTACTGCTCTTTTCTCTCACTGTGGACAGCCTAAATCACTTCTGTCTTATTTATAACCATTGTATGGCATTGGATTTATTtctgtcagtttgttttggttttgtaaaTCCTATGCAACACCTTTTTATTGTAACATCCGCAGTCATCTGACTGTGTTGATCTGTATTGTGTGCTGTCTTTTATCTTCTCTTTTGCAGTGAAAGTTAACCATGTTTGCATGTACAGCTAACATAcctttattttttagtttctaATGTAACCTATATTTTGTTGAAACAATGGTTAATAAAGAAATTTGTGATGGAAACTAAATACTCTGCCATTACTTCAAACTATCAAAATGGTATCTCTATACCTTTATTTAATTTCTATCTGCTTATTATGCATAAGATAAGGTATTACTGTGATatatgtgcagtgtgtgtagagTTGTGTGTGTTCCCAAGGTGTCTGACTATTAGGTCAGCTGAGCATCTCATTTGCAGATAGCTTCTGCTGGTCCCCATTCATAAAGCAGCACACTGCAGTAGGCTGTAGCCATCGCCATTGTAGACATGGCTGCGGACATGTCCTTGAATTGATTACAGTCTGGCACCACGCCCCTTCTGTTCATGGTGAGGGGAGGGGTTGGAGCTTGAAGCAGGAAGATGTGCAGGAGAGCTGAGCAAAGGTGCAATATGCAGCAAATGAAACCTCATTCAAAGCTAATGATAACATGGTATGTTTGATCTTTTTCACTTTTAGTTACACCCCATTGGAAACGTACTGTATGTCCTCAAGGCCCAAAGAGTTAGTGCAGCTATTTAACTGTGGAcagacttaaaggtgctaaatttgatatccagagcattaatgtagcaCCAAACAACTATtcgctatgtaaagatatagaggagtaatgtctaccttagcagagaatgaagtctctctccctcggtgtgtgttgtaatccgagctttgTTGACATCACCGGGCTGGCTgggcgtgcttttagtgcatgttcgtgcatgtcaGTGTGCCCCACTGCCAAGCtgacggtgttatcagctgtaaccagcgtatgagagcagtgcagaacatggatgtattatgAGAACTGAATACACCGTTGGAGGTGGGGCCCCGTTAATTCTTATtcaagtttttatttatttgtcacatactcATAAaggatgtgcagtgaaatgcaaaGTTATGAAAGTTGTTCAGTGGCGcttgaagccaaaatggctcgacttccgactggaaaagtacccagatcttcctgtaatcttctgcatccattgggcccatggaacatgcgcagtagcgtccgctcggtcacatggcttgGTCActgg
Above is a genomic segment from Sebastes umbrosus isolate fSebUmb1 chromosome 2, fSebUmb1.pri, whole genome shotgun sequence containing:
- the LOC119479187 gene encoding protein phosphatase 1 regulatory subunit 3E, with the translated sequence MEADSSVRPVVVMLPPKTCLPRNYSCIAGLFGSLAATNPRLDDGDDFDMVNGTCEAIESPVVEERPRGREIFLKPPQSPNLRRRCKSLPTPTERAKLEISRSRSPSSQKKVRFADSLGLELISVKHFDDADEPEVPERILAKLPKGHLHLNHSDTKFPRAPAKSVFMELQFTNPGTLPGFGQKVREVKVLLETVEADEFSLSGFVRVLNLAFEKSVSLRYSLNNWITFMDSLASYVPESSNGDTDKFCFKIVMPTYLEHGGTFQFAIKYCVGGQEFWDNNNGNNYKVRRHRFKMSPPREWENGWIHFI